Proteins from a single region of Labedella gwakjiensis:
- a CDS encoding ArsR/SmtB family transcription factor: MSLGDEQRPLYEIKANLFKGLAHPYRIRVLEILAGVDEAPVSELISETGLEASHLSQHLSVLRRYGLVLSERRASVVYYRLAFPQVADLLRVARQLLGELLQDSQRQHASALALPAISPAP, translated from the coding sequence ATGAGCCTGGGCGACGAGCAACGACCCCTGTACGAGATCAAGGCGAACCTGTTCAAAGGGCTCGCCCATCCGTACCGCATCCGCGTTCTCGAGATCCTCGCGGGCGTCGACGAGGCGCCGGTGTCCGAGCTCATCTCCGAGACCGGGCTCGAGGCCTCCCATCTCTCGCAGCACCTCTCGGTGTTGCGCCGCTACGGCCTCGTGCTCTCCGAGCGGCGTGCGAGTGTCGTCTACTACCGACTGGCGTTCCCGCAGGTCGCCGACCTCCTCCGCGTGGCGCGACAGCTCCTCGGCGAACTGCTGCAGGATTCGCAGCGGCAGCACGCCTCGGCGCTGGCCCTCCCCGCGATCTCGCCCGCGCCATGA
- a CDS encoding MFS transporter: MTNTANLPAIEPETAERPPRLPYGALVTMMLMSFLLVTAEFLPNGMLIEMAADLGITPGQAGQTVTVTAFVGLIVAPTVGLVFPRLDRRRLLVWTAAAAGVSSVLVAIAPSLILILLARVLLGAAISTFWTMSITVASRLAGPERLGRAVMFTTAGMSLATVAGVPLGVMLGELVDWRWVFLLVGVVSALLALPLRLLLPTVPAAQTSSPRFLAETLRLPGVGSGLAGHVLVVLGHFLAYTYIRVALERIEGADAGTVVLLLALFGAGGFLGNVVIGAVIDRTFVVFGVVAPLTIAVMSAAVIAFPGALLGVAAAVFVWGFFFASWLIIVNTWVGHRMPDRLEAGGGLVVVGFQLGIVIAAGFGGLIIDAVGVTLDYALAAVLLVLGAVLFGLANRRSAGDRNVMR; the protein is encoded by the coding sequence ATGACGAACACCGCAAACCTGCCAGCGATCGAACCCGAGACGGCCGAACGACCGCCGCGCCTGCCCTACGGGGCGCTCGTGACGATGATGCTCATGAGCTTCCTGCTCGTGACGGCCGAGTTCCTGCCCAACGGAATGCTCATCGAGATGGCCGCCGACCTGGGCATCACGCCGGGCCAGGCGGGGCAGACGGTGACCGTCACGGCCTTCGTCGGCCTCATCGTCGCACCGACGGTCGGCCTCGTGTTCCCGCGGCTTGATCGCCGTCGCCTGCTCGTGTGGACGGCGGCCGCCGCCGGGGTGTCGAGCGTGCTCGTGGCGATCGCGCCGAGCCTCATCCTCATCCTGCTCGCCCGCGTGCTCCTCGGGGCGGCGATCAGCACGTTCTGGACCATGTCGATCACGGTCGCGTCCCGGCTGGCGGGGCCGGAGCGGCTCGGTCGTGCCGTGATGTTCACGACCGCGGGCATGTCGCTCGCCACGGTCGCGGGTGTTCCCCTCGGGGTGATGCTCGGCGAGCTCGTGGACTGGCGCTGGGTGTTCCTGCTCGTCGGCGTCGTCTCCGCCCTCCTCGCCCTCCCGCTCCGACTGCTGCTGCCGACCGTTCCCGCCGCGCAGACGTCGAGCCCGCGGTTCCTCGCCGAGACGCTGCGCCTGCCGGGTGTCGGGTCGGGTCTCGCGGGGCACGTGCTCGTGGTGCTCGGGCACTTCCTCGCCTACACGTACATCCGTGTGGCTCTCGAGCGGATCGAGGGGGCCGACGCGGGAACCGTCGTGCTGCTCCTCGCGCTGTTCGGAGCCGGCGGCTTCCTCGGGAACGTCGTGATCGGCGCGGTGATCGACCGCACGTTCGTCGTCTTCGGCGTGGTCGCACCGCTGACGATCGCCGTCATGTCCGCCGCGGTCATCGCGTTCCCCGGTGCCCTGCTCGGTGTCGCCGCCGCGGTGTTCGTGTGGGGCTTCTTCTTCGCCTCGTGGCTCATCATCGTGAACACGTGGGTCGGCCACCGCATGCCCGACCGCCTCGAGGCCGGCGGCGGACTTGTGGTGGTGGGATTCCAGCTCGGCATCGTGATCGCGGCCGGCTTCGGCGGGCTGATCATCGACGCCGTCGGCGTGACCCTCGACTACGCGCTCGCCGCGGTGCTCCTCGTGCTCGGCGCGGTGCTGTTCGGGCTTGCGAACCGGCGGTCGGCCGGCGACCGGAACGTGATGCGCTGA
- a CDS encoding helix-turn-helix transcriptional regulator, with product MTFDPAALEEVLSSLVVRTGPARRSTLGAGGLHPVVPGHVTLVYVVEGEISVDPRDTLACDLDVEAGTVSRLDGSRTLLAGDAILSAGHGPSVLHSESGARIVTVEMDLDWPRAALPLPSLVLVGGFAALEPAAAALAAELGPCLDGQDGVRLGDSVICRTMVTAVLLAVIRAWAHSTCAPHGWPRRAQDPFLERVVAAVMDEPGHEWTVDALASMGAMSRTIFAERFRSAFGQSPASFVTEVRMARAKTMLSAGHSVSETSRELGYSSDEGFSRAFRRHTGTAPSLWRTHQRDEIAS from the coding sequence ATGACGTTCGATCCCGCTGCGCTCGAGGAAGTCCTGTCGTCGCTCGTGGTCCGCACCGGGCCCGCTCGGCGCTCCACGCTCGGCGCGGGTGGGCTGCATCCGGTCGTTCCCGGTCACGTCACGCTCGTGTACGTCGTCGAGGGCGAGATCAGCGTCGATCCGAGGGACACGCTGGCCTGCGACCTCGACGTCGAGGCCGGCACCGTCTCTCGACTCGACGGCTCCCGCACGCTCCTCGCGGGTGACGCCATCCTGAGCGCCGGTCACGGGCCGTCCGTTCTGCACTCGGAGTCCGGCGCTCGCATCGTGACCGTGGAGATGGACCTCGACTGGCCGCGGGCCGCCCTCCCCCTCCCCTCGCTCGTTCTCGTGGGCGGGTTCGCCGCTCTCGAACCGGCGGCCGCTGCTCTGGCCGCGGAGCTCGGCCCGTGCCTCGACGGTCAGGACGGGGTCCGCCTCGGCGACTCCGTCATCTGCCGCACGATGGTCACCGCGGTGCTGCTCGCCGTCATCCGCGCGTGGGCCCACTCCACGTGCGCTCCGCACGGCTGGCCACGCCGCGCGCAGGACCCGTTCCTCGAACGCGTCGTGGCGGCCGTGATGGACGAGCCAGGACACGAGTGGACGGTCGACGCGCTCGCGAGCATGGGAGCGATGTCGCGGACGATCTTCGCCGAACGCTTCCGCTCGGCCTTCGGGCAGTCGCCCGCCAGCTTCGTGACCGAGGTGCGGATGGCCCGCGCCAAGACGATGCTCAGCGCGGGCCATTCGGTGTCGGAGACCTCCCGCGAACTCGGCTACAGCTCCGATGAGGGCTTCAGCCGCGCGTTCCGCCGCCACACCGGGACGGCGCCGTCGCTCTGGCGCACGCACCAGCGCGACGAGATCGCGAGCTGA
- a CDS encoding oxidoreductase encodes MTSTSDMIARQQPLTTAFGYRSTAAEVIAGHDLHGKTAIVTGGYSGLGLETVKALSGAGVRVIVPARRVDVARTALDGVTGVEVAAMDLGDLDSVTTFTAGVRDAEASIDLVINVAGIMATPEGRTRQGWESQFGTNHLGHFALIGGVAPLLSEGARVVSYSSVGHYRSPVRFDDINFESEPYDPWVSYGQAKTANALFAVGLDARAAGRGIHAYSVHPGGIMTDLQRHMPREELVQRGWVDADGTPNPLFKTPEQGAATGLWAATAPELSTRGGVYAEDSSLKGVVPADHADTNTGGVKEWAIDTDAADRLWDLSVTATGLDPFGNA; translated from the coding sequence ATGACCTCGACATCGGACATGATCGCCCGGCAGCAGCCCCTCACCACCGCCTTCGGGTACCGCTCGACGGCGGCGGAGGTCATCGCCGGACACGACCTGCACGGCAAGACCGCGATTGTGACCGGCGGATACTCGGGGCTCGGTCTCGAGACGGTGAAAGCGCTCAGCGGCGCCGGCGTCCGCGTGATCGTGCCGGCCCGCCGCGTCGACGTCGCCCGCACCGCGCTCGACGGCGTCACCGGGGTGGAGGTCGCGGCGATGGACCTCGGCGACCTCGACTCCGTCACCACGTTCACGGCCGGAGTCCGCGACGCCGAAGCCTCGATCGATCTCGTGATCAACGTGGCGGGCATCATGGCGACCCCCGAAGGCCGAACGCGCCAGGGGTGGGAGTCGCAGTTCGGCACCAACCATCTCGGCCACTTCGCCCTCATCGGCGGTGTCGCGCCGCTCCTCTCAGAGGGCGCGCGAGTCGTGTCCTACTCGTCGGTGGGGCACTACCGCTCCCCCGTCCGCTTCGACGACATCAACTTCGAGTCGGAGCCCTACGACCCGTGGGTCTCCTACGGCCAGGCGAAGACGGCGAACGCGCTCTTCGCCGTGGGCCTCGATGCGCGCGCGGCCGGCCGGGGCATCCACGCCTACTCGGTGCACCCGGGCGGCATCATGACCGATCTGCAGCGCCACATGCCCCGTGAGGAACTCGTGCAGCGCGGCTGGGTCGACGCCGACGGCACACCGAACCCGCTCTTCAAGACGCCGGAGCAGGGCGCGGCGACGGGGCTGTGGGCGGCCACCGCCCCCGAGCTGAGCACGCGGGGCGGCGTCTACGCCGAGGACTCCTCCCTCAAGGGTGTCGTGCCCGCCGACCATGCCGACACCAACACGGGCGGAGTGAAGGAGTGGGCGATCGACACCGATGCGGCCGATCGGTTGTGGGATCTGTCCGTCACGGCCACGGGACTCGACCCGTTCGGCAACGCCTGA